A window of the Sphaerobacter thermophilus DSM 20745 genome harbors these coding sequences:
- a CDS encoding cation:proton antiporter, protein MIGSGLLVNLVLALAIATVGAALAARLGQSVILGYIVSGVIISPSTPGPVGATAPVEALADIGVILLMFTVGMRLSLRELQAVGPVALLGGSAQVLILIGLGYLIARGVGWGWQEALFFGAVVSNSSSTVLSKVLGDRGQMGALHSRIALAWSTVQDLSTVALVVVLSAVVTGGSGMTLAGTLGVAAAKAGIFLFLLLGVGSRVLPLLFERVAALRNREIFVMAVAAFALGVAYASLFFGLSLALGAFVAGVVVSESDLSHEILGSVQPLRDVFVGLFFVSVGMLVDIGFLVQNWPYTLLVVAVIVLLKGAISTGIARLFRYSFATALLTGVALAQSAEFSFLMARVGVEVGALSPAVFSYLLGGSVASIALAPWLNALANDLARAYERRQAGRLVAEAVPEGKKAPFQGHAVICGYGRVGRLIGAALRRRDFSFIVIEQDRDIVHALRNQGIYALLGSADNPVLLEQTHLEHARILVVAIPDALAARLVVEYARRVNPNLDIIVRVHSEEERRFMLSRGVSLAVLPLHEAAFEMTRHTLRRFGLSAIETLAIVQRMRGDPTAYDPTGPNVMPH, encoded by the coding sequence ATGATCGGCTCAGGTCTATTGGTGAACCTGGTTCTGGCGCTGGCGATCGCGACCGTCGGCGCGGCGCTGGCTGCCCGGCTCGGTCAGTCGGTCATCCTCGGCTACATCGTGTCCGGGGTCATCATCTCGCCGTCCACCCCCGGCCCGGTCGGGGCAACGGCACCGGTCGAGGCGCTGGCGGACATCGGTGTCATCTTGCTGATGTTCACCGTGGGGATGCGCCTGTCCCTCCGCGAACTGCAGGCAGTGGGACCGGTGGCGCTGCTCGGCGGAAGCGCGCAGGTGCTGATCCTGATCGGCCTGGGTTACCTGATCGCCCGTGGTGTCGGCTGGGGCTGGCAGGAGGCGCTCTTCTTCGGGGCAGTCGTCTCCAATTCCTCCAGCACCGTGCTAAGCAAGGTGCTGGGAGATCGCGGGCAGATGGGTGCGCTCCACTCTCGCATCGCCCTCGCCTGGTCGACGGTCCAGGACCTCAGTACGGTGGCGCTGGTCGTGGTCCTGTCCGCCGTCGTGACCGGTGGCTCCGGGATGACCCTGGCGGGCACGCTCGGCGTGGCGGCGGCCAAGGCTGGGATCTTCCTCTTTCTCCTCCTCGGCGTCGGTAGCCGGGTGCTGCCGCTCCTGTTCGAGCGTGTCGCCGCCCTGCGCAACCGGGAGATCTTCGTGATGGCGGTTGCGGCCTTCGCGCTCGGTGTCGCCTACGCCTCGCTCTTCTTCGGCCTGTCCCTGGCGCTGGGCGCCTTCGTGGCCGGCGTGGTCGTGAGCGAGTCGGACCTGTCGCACGAGATCCTTGGTTCGGTTCAGCCGCTGCGCGACGTCTTCGTCGGCCTCTTCTTCGTCTCCGTCGGCATGCTCGTCGACATCGGATTCCTCGTGCAGAACTGGCCCTATACGCTCCTCGTCGTAGCGGTGATCGTGCTCTTGAAGGGCGCCATCTCGACCGGGATCGCCCGGCTGTTTCGCTACTCGTTTGCGACGGCCCTGCTGACCGGCGTCGCGCTGGCGCAGTCGGCGGAGTTCTCCTTCCTCATGGCACGGGTCGGCGTGGAGGTCGGGGCGCTCTCGCCGGCTGTCTTCAGCTACCTGCTGGGCGGGTCGGTGGCCAGCATCGCGTTGGCGCCCTGGCTCAACGCGCTGGCTAATGACCTGGCCCGCGCCTACGAGCGCCGCCAGGCTGGGCGCCTGGTTGCCGAAGCGGTGCCGGAAGGCAAGAAAGCTCCCTTCCAGGGCCACGCGGTCATCTGTGGCTACGGGCGCGTCGGCCGCCTCATCGGCGCGGCTCTGCGGCGCCGCGACTTCAGCTTCATCGTCATCGAGCAGGACCGCGACATCGTGCACGCCCTGCGTAATCAGGGCATCTACGCCCTCCTCGGCAGTGCCGACAACCCGGTGCTGCTGGAGCAGACGCACCTCGAGCACGCCCGCATTCTTGTCGTGGCGATCCCCGACGCGCTGGCAGCGCGCCTGGTTGTGGAGTACGCCCGGCGGGTCAACCCAAATCTGGACATCATCGTGCGGGTCCACTCCGAGGAGGAGCGCCGCTTCATGCTCTCGCGCGGCGTCTCGCTGGCGGTCCTGCCGCTCCACGAGGCGGCGTTCGAAATGACCCGCCACACGCTGCGGCGCTTCGGCCTGAGTGCCATCGAGACACTCGCCATCGTGCAGCGCATGCGCGGCGACCCGACCGCCTACGATCCGACCGGTCCCAACGTCATGCCACACTGA
- a CDS encoding DNA-directed RNA polymerase subunit alpha C-terminal domain-containing protein, with amino-acid sequence MRQVSRGRALGPGPTHTVFDPFSINPIRRSLGAIVVSAAMLYAPMRLLGAEAGGLVLVGVGWLAATVLIVSVPVLIIATVEELWRQVRCRLQPPIEELDLSPRVLRLLHRYGLHTIAAVERVDEATLMLLPNFDARARHEVLRAISLRRYAAEQRAWEAERERDARRRRVAWKTAQLPMRLTRRFSDRSGRR; translated from the coding sequence GTGAGACAGGTATCCCGTGGGCGTGCGCTGGGGCCGGGGCCGACGCACACCGTCTTCGATCCCTTCAGCATCAATCCGATTCGCCGGTCGCTCGGGGCGATCGTGGTCAGTGCCGCGATGCTCTACGCGCCGATGCGCTTGCTGGGTGCGGAGGCGGGCGGTCTTGTCCTTGTCGGCGTCGGCTGGCTGGCGGCGACGGTGCTGATTGTGTCGGTGCCGGTGCTGATCATCGCAACGGTGGAGGAGCTCTGGCGTCAGGTGCGGTGCCGCCTGCAGCCACCGATTGAGGAGCTGGACCTGAGCCCCCGGGTGCTGCGCCTCCTGCACCGCTACGGGCTGCACACAATCGCGGCGGTCGAGCGGGTCGACGAGGCCACGCTGATGCTCCTGCCCAACTTCGATGCGCGGGCTCGCCACGAAGTGCTGCGCGCGATCAGCCTCCGTCGCTACGCCGCCGAGCAGCGCGCCTGGGAGGCGGAGCGGGAGCGCGACGCGCGGCGGCGGCGCGTTGCCTGGAAGACCGCGCAGCTCCCGATGCGGCTGACGCGGCGCTTCTCCGATCGATCCGGCCGGCGGTAG
- a CDS encoding lysylphosphatidylglycerol synthase transmembrane domain-containing protein, with product MKRAVILILIAAAIVALFVITDLESMSSAILSMPGEMFLALVALLVLNELVKGLRWAFFLRAARLDIRMVDGLSSYLAAQAATAIPGGSMLGARLAQEHGQVRMHQAASGLVGQALADVWGISLLAAGAIFLTGQRPAQLLVPGIGVLLSLVVFTGLRSPRLRCAGIGFFGRWRVTRRFLPLEEDFLKHAATLMRSRTLAIGALFSVASTVLSALILLVITAALTDRGMTGGEAIYAHTVSVATRLVVPVPGGYGIGDASLAGMLNYIGIGLARATFIALAYRSVGVLFRTFLGLLILLARYPYLLVGPIDMPRPQPVGVRRWAPRPLARRVGLALVARSARMRAEPSTADVSSTTIHGGD from the coding sequence ATGAAGCGTGCGGTCATCCTCATCCTCATAGCCGCCGCAATCGTGGCGTTGTTCGTTATCACCGACCTTGAGTCGATGAGCAGCGCCATCCTCAGCATGCCGGGCGAGATGTTCCTCGCTCTGGTTGCCCTCCTGGTCTTGAACGAGCTGGTCAAGGGCCTGCGCTGGGCCTTCTTCCTCCGGGCCGCGCGTCTCGACATCCGCATGGTGGACGGTCTGAGCAGCTATCTCGCCGCTCAGGCGGCGACGGCCATCCCGGGCGGCTCGATGCTGGGCGCCCGCCTGGCGCAGGAGCACGGCCAGGTGCGGATGCACCAGGCGGCCTCGGGCTTGGTCGGCCAGGCTCTGGCCGATGTCTGGGGCATCTCCCTGCTGGCCGCCGGAGCCATCTTCCTGACGGGCCAGCGCCCGGCACAACTCCTGGTACCCGGCATCGGCGTCCTCCTCTCGCTGGTGGTCTTCACCGGCCTCCGCAGCCCACGGCTGCGCTGCGCGGGTATCGGCTTCTTCGGCCGCTGGCGCGTGACGCGGCGCTTCCTCCCGCTGGAGGAGGACTTCCTGAAGCACGCTGCCACGCTGATGCGCTCGCGGACGCTCGCCATCGGCGCACTTTTCAGCGTTGCCTCAACCGTCCTCTCGGCCCTCATCCTGCTGGTCATCACCGCCGCACTGACCGATCGGGGAATGACCGGTGGCGAGGCGATCTACGCCCACACCGTCAGCGTCGCCACGCGGCTGGTGGTCCCGGTGCCGGGCGGCTACGGCATCGGCGACGCGAGCCTTGCCGGGATGCTCAACTACATCGGCATCGGTCTGGCGCGCGCGACCTTCATCGCCCTCGCCTACCGCTCCGTCGGCGTGCTGTTCCGCACCTTCCTCGGGCTGCTCATCCTGCTTGCCCGTTACCCGTACCTCCTCGTCGGGCCGATCGACATGCCGCGCCCGCAGCCGGTCGGCGTTCGGCGCTGGGCACCGCGCCCGCTGGCTCGCCGCGTCGGGCTGGCGCTCGTCGCGCGGTCCGCCCGAATGCGGGCCGAGCCGAGCACCGCAGACGTGTCCAGCACGACCATCCATGGGGGCGACTAA
- a CDS encoding SDR family NAD(P)-dependent oxidoreductase → MSLSNRVAIITGGTGNLGRAVVPAFLGAGATVVVPYRTDASINKLREHVGDEGTRLHGQQVDVTDEAAVARLVDAVLAEHGRIDFLLNLVGGYEGGKFLETDLDQWDRLFRLNVRPTLVCTRAVLPHLVAQGSGRVITVGARTALEPPSGSTAYAAAKAAVVSMTQAIAREVRTTGVTVNCVVPSTLDTEENRRSMKGDPSRWVRPEQVAALMLYLCSDAAAAINGAVIPVYGQL, encoded by the coding sequence ATGTCGCTGAGCAACAGGGTCGCGATTATCACCGGTGGGACAGGGAATCTGGGGCGGGCCGTGGTACCGGCTTTCCTCGGCGCGGGGGCGACGGTCGTCGTGCCGTACCGTACCGACGCGTCCATCAACAAGCTCCGAGAGCACGTGGGCGACGAGGGTACACGCCTGCACGGCCAGCAGGTGGACGTGACAGACGAAGCGGCGGTGGCGCGGCTGGTCGATGCGGTCCTGGCGGAGCACGGGCGGATCGACTTCTTGCTCAACCTGGTGGGCGGGTACGAAGGAGGCAAGTTCCTGGAAACAGACCTCGACCAGTGGGATCGGCTGTTTCGGTTGAACGTCCGCCCCACGCTCGTCTGCACCCGCGCGGTCCTGCCGCACCTCGTGGCCCAGGGGAGCGGCAGAGTGATTACGGTGGGCGCGCGCACGGCGCTCGAGCCGCCCAGCGGGAGCACCGCCTATGCCGCGGCCAAGGCGGCCGTCGTCTCCATGACACAAGCGATCGCGCGCGAGGTCCGCACCACCGGCGTGACCGTCAACTGTGTCGTCCCCAGCACGCTCGATACGGAGGAGAACCGCCGGTCGATGAAGGGTGACCCGTCCCGCTGGGTCCGGCCAGAGCAGGTTGCGGCCCTGATGCTCTACCTGTGCTCCGACGCGGCGGCCGCGATTAATGGCGCGGTGATCCCGGTCTACGGGCAGCTCTGA
- a CDS encoding ABC transporter ATP-binding protein produces MVPAIREERLTVTTERDTDLIITAKGVEKTYDTGKLRVPALRGVDLTVRRGEMVAIMGPSGCGKTTLLNCLSGLDTIDSGTILIAGTDLSKLSDNARTEFRARQMGFVFQFYNLLPVLSAVENVELPLLVSGVRPKDARKRALEVLEQVGLAQWANHRPAELSGGQRQRVTIARALANQPAIVWADEPTGDLDSQTADEVMALMRHLNQTNQQTFVVVTHDPRIGAMCDRIIRMQDGRIVSDDLVE; encoded by the coding sequence ATGGTTCCGGCTATTCGGGAAGAACGCCTAACTGTCACCACGGAGCGGGACACCGATCTCATCATCACCGCAAAGGGCGTCGAGAAGACCTACGACACCGGCAAGCTCCGGGTTCCGGCACTGCGGGGTGTCGATCTCACGGTGCGCCGCGGCGAGATGGTGGCCATCATGGGGCCGTCGGGATGCGGCAAGACCACGCTCCTCAACTGCCTGTCAGGACTCGACACCATCGACAGCGGCACGATTCTGATCGCAGGCACGGACCTCTCCAAGCTGTCCGATAACGCGCGAACCGAGTTCCGGGCCCGGCAGATGGGTTTTGTCTTCCAGTTCTACAATCTCCTGCCCGTGCTCAGCGCCGTGGAAAACGTGGAGCTACCGCTGCTCGTCAGCGGCGTGCGTCCGAAGGACGCGCGAAAACGCGCCCTTGAGGTGCTGGAGCAGGTGGGGCTGGCCCAGTGGGCCAACCACAGACCGGCCGAGCTATCCGGCGGCCAGCGGCAGCGCGTGACAATCGCACGCGCCCTGGCGAACCAGCCGGCGATCGTCTGGGCCGACGAGCCAACCGGCGACCTGGACAGCCAGACCGCGGACGAGGTCATGGCCCTGATGCGCCACCTGAATCAGACGAACCAGCAGACCTTCGTGGTCGTCACCCATGACCCGCGCATCGGTGCCATGTGCGACCGGATCATCCGGATGCAGGACGGCCGAATCGTCAGCGACGACCTCGTCGAGTAG
- the galE gene encoding UDP-glucose 4-epimerase GalE — protein MDLLVIGGAGFIGSVVAGQLLAAGHRVTVYDSLVNGHRAAIPDGADFVHGDVLDLDALTRTLSRGFDGVFHFAALSLVGESVAEPGRYFRTNIGGTVNVVEAMRATGVNRLVFSSTAAVYGIPDCVPIPETAPVRPISPYGASKLAVDTFLGFAAEAYGLGAVSLRYFNVAGAWDRFGEDHRPETHLIPLALQVALGRRPHLAVFGNDYPTPDGTCIRDYLHVEDLGVAHQLALAAAEPGTHRIYNLGNGAGFSVREVIETARRVTGHPIPTVEAPRRAGDPPVLVASSERIREELGWQPRKPDLETIIADAWAWMQAYPQGYPDE, from the coding sequence ATGGATCTTCTCGTCATCGGCGGAGCGGGCTTCATCGGCAGCGTGGTCGCGGGTCAATTGCTCGCCGCCGGCCATCGGGTGACGGTCTACGACAGCCTCGTCAACGGCCACCGCGCGGCGATCCCCGACGGGGCCGACTTCGTCCACGGCGACGTGCTGGACCTCGACGCCCTGACCCGCACGCTCAGCCGCGGCTTCGACGGCGTCTTCCACTTCGCCGCACTCTCCCTCGTCGGGGAGTCGGTCGCCGAGCCCGGGCGCTACTTCCGCACCAATATCGGGGGCACGGTCAACGTGGTCGAGGCGATGCGCGCCACCGGCGTCAACCGCCTGGTCTTCTCCTCAACCGCCGCCGTCTACGGCATTCCCGACTGCGTGCCCATTCCGGAAACCGCCCCGGTGCGCCCGATCAGCCCCTACGGCGCCAGTAAGCTCGCGGTGGACACCTTTCTCGGCTTCGCCGCCGAAGCCTACGGCCTGGGGGCGGTCAGCTTGCGCTACTTCAACGTGGCCGGAGCTTGGGACCGATTCGGCGAAGACCACCGGCCCGAGACGCACCTCATCCCGCTCGCGCTCCAGGTGGCACTCGGCCGGCGTCCGCACCTTGCCGTCTTCGGCAACGACTACCCCACACCCGACGGCACCTGCATTCGCGACTACCTGCACGTGGAGGACCTGGGCGTGGCCCATCAGCTCGCGCTGGCGGCGGCCGAACCGGGAACGCACCGCATCTACAACCTCGGCAACGGGGCCGGGTTCTCGGTGCGCGAGGTGATCGAAACCGCGCGCCGCGTGACCGGGCACCCGATCCCGACGGTCGAAGCGCCCCGGCGCGCAGGTGACCCGCCGGTTCTGGTCGCGTCGAGCGAGCGGATCCGGGAGGAGCTAGGCTGGCAGCCGCGTAAGCCGGACCTGGAGACGATCATCGCCGACGCCTGGGCGTGGATGCAGGCGTACCCACAGGGGTATCCGGACGAGTGA
- a CDS encoding DUF1028 domain-containing protein, whose translation MTSGRQWPPVSTFSIVAYDRATGDLGIAVQSKFLAVGAVVPWARAGVGAVATQAWCDTSHGPRGLDLMAGGASAGEALAAIIGTGEGHERRQVGMVDARGRAASYTGPEAPAWAGSIVGDGFCCQGNILAGPQVVRAMANAYRSTTGSFANRLLAALEAGQAAGGDSRGQQSAAILVVREKGGFLGGNDRYIDLRVDDHPRPIEELRRLVMLHRVYFQTDEADLVVPDEALIATIRRQLVATGDLPDGTDDPAAITAALERFASRENLESRLRDDGQIDTVILEFLRKAAGDT comes from the coding sequence ATGACCAGCGGACGACAGTGGCCACCGGTGAGCACCTTCTCGATCGTGGCTTACGACCGGGCCACGGGCGACCTCGGCATCGCCGTGCAGTCGAAGTTCCTGGCGGTTGGCGCGGTTGTGCCGTGGGCCCGAGCCGGGGTCGGCGCCGTCGCCACCCAGGCCTGGTGCGACACCAGCCACGGTCCACGAGGGCTCGACCTGATGGCCGGCGGCGCCTCGGCCGGGGAAGCCCTGGCCGCGATCATCGGCACTGGCGAAGGGCATGAGCGCCGCCAGGTCGGGATGGTAGATGCGCGTGGCCGGGCAGCGAGCTATACCGGCCCGGAGGCACCCGCCTGGGCCGGCAGCATCGTCGGGGACGGCTTCTGTTGCCAGGGGAACATTCTGGCCGGGCCCCAGGTGGTCCGGGCTATGGCCAACGCCTACCGGTCCACGACCGGCAGCTTCGCCAACCGGCTGCTCGCTGCACTCGAAGCGGGGCAGGCAGCCGGCGGGGACAGCCGCGGCCAGCAATCGGCCGCGATCCTCGTCGTGCGCGAGAAGGGCGGATTCCTCGGTGGCAACGACCGCTACATCGACCTGCGCGTCGACGACCACCCCCGCCCGATCGAGGAGCTACGCCGGCTGGTCATGCTCCACCGGGTCTACTTCCAGACCGACGAGGCCGATCTGGTCGTGCCGGACGAGGCGCTGATAGCGACCATCCGCCGTCAGCTCGTCGCGACGGGCGACCTCCCCGACGGCACCGACGACCCCGCCGCCATCACCGCGGCATTGGAGCGCTTCGCCAGCCGCGAGAACCTCGAATCGCGCCTGCGCGATGACGGCCAGATCGACACCGTGATCCTGGAGTTCCTTCGCAAGGCCGCCGGCGACACCTGA
- a CDS encoding ABC transporter permease yields MDNIFGISMQSIMLALLIAFGLCLGVGGWIYLRQRIIFRMGIRNARRRPAQTSLIVIGLMLSTLIIAAALTTGDTLNYSVKATVLDVLQHTDELVVPVNGDDAEPNAQQSVTFPQQVAADLQAALADDPVIDGLMPVLAQPVPILNPKTQLSEPMVTAVGIDPAVLDPFGGLRDLEGNDIDLTALPEGAVVLGKTAAERIDAGIGDTLTVYIKNQPHDITVAAIAPDSILTGMQDLGQAGGFVMTLDRAQALLELPDQISFIAVSNAGGVEAGAEATDAAVAAIEAALGDAPYGAVRVKQRALNTAEEGANVFTSIFLVLGLFSIAAGILLIFLIFVLLAAERKPEMGMARAVGMKRRQLTEMFLAEGIAYDLVSALIGSALGVGVAFVIAGVMGRLVGDFFTIVPTAHWRSLVVAYSLGVVVTFVTIAISSWRISRLNIVRAIRDIPEPQRQRAGNRWLIFGILGVVLGALLMWVGADSEKLFPYSIGISVLPLSLAAALRRFGLPARPLYTVASLFVLAYWLLPDSIHQKIFPVLTGGMEMFFVSGIMMVAAATMAIIWNAEIGTTLVGLFGRTFSRWLPAVKTAVAYPLASKGRTGMTIAMFSLIVFSLVMMATIDHNFTRIFSGEEAAAGWDITATRVMNDPMPPFDQALAESGVDTSRVTATGRVRQVASYDSQIRLAGTEEWKRYTINGADASFIEHSHAPLSIRATGYDSDAAVWEALRQNPDLAVIDSVALPGPTVQIGSAANFFLQGVQPGDTTMEPIQVEIGDPVSGQTRTVTIIGVINPTVSVLYGLYVNDEAFDQVFAQPTQTMYYVQTQAGTDNVAFAKEIKAKLIAYGVQAESLEKLIEQGTGVARGFLMLVEGFMALGLVVGIAALGVIAFRSVVERRQQIGMLRAIGYSRAMVGASFLIESTMITVLGVGSGTILGLILSRNLMTSDEFTGSSGAAASFLVPWGTIALFVGIALVAALVMAYIPARKAASVPIADALRYE; encoded by the coding sequence ATGGATAACATCTTCGGCATCTCCATGCAGTCGATCATGCTGGCACTGCTCATCGCGTTTGGGCTGTGCCTCGGCGTCGGTGGCTGGATCTACCTGCGCCAGCGCATCATCTTCCGCATGGGCATCCGGAACGCCCGGCGCCGACCGGCACAGACGTCCCTGATCGTCATCGGCCTGATGTTGAGCACGCTCATCATCGCGGCCGCGCTGACGACCGGCGATACGTTGAACTACAGTGTCAAGGCCACGGTCCTGGACGTCCTCCAGCACACCGACGAACTGGTCGTCCCCGTGAACGGGGACGATGCGGAGCCCAACGCCCAGCAGAGCGTCACCTTTCCGCAGCAGGTCGCCGCGGACCTGCAGGCCGCCCTGGCCGACGACCCCGTGATCGACGGGCTTATGCCCGTCCTGGCGCAGCCCGTCCCGATCCTCAACCCGAAGACCCAGCTCAGCGAGCCGATGGTGACCGCGGTGGGGATCGACCCCGCGGTGCTCGACCCCTTCGGCGGGCTGCGCGACCTCGAGGGGAACGACATCGATCTGACCGCCCTCCCCGAAGGCGCGGTCGTCCTTGGGAAGACGGCCGCCGAGCGCATTGACGCGGGGATCGGCGACACCCTGACGGTCTACATCAAGAACCAGCCCCACGACATCACCGTGGCTGCCATCGCCCCCGACTCGATCCTGACCGGCATGCAAGACCTGGGGCAGGCCGGCGGCTTCGTGATGACCCTCGACCGCGCCCAGGCGCTGCTCGAGCTGCCGGACCAGATCAGCTTCATCGCGGTGTCGAACGCCGGTGGCGTCGAGGCTGGCGCCGAGGCGACCGACGCGGCGGTCGCGGCGATCGAGGCGGCTCTCGGCGATGCTCCATACGGGGCGGTGCGGGTCAAGCAGCGCGCGCTGAATACGGCCGAGGAGGGCGCAAACGTCTTCACCAGCATTTTCCTCGTGCTCGGGCTCTTCTCGATCGCGGCGGGCATCCTGCTGATCTTCCTGATCTTCGTCCTGCTGGCCGCGGAGCGGAAGCCCGAGATGGGCATGGCCCGCGCCGTCGGCATGAAGCGGCGCCAGTTGACTGAGATGTTCCTCGCCGAGGGCATCGCCTACGACCTCGTCTCAGCCCTGATCGGCTCAGCCCTCGGCGTCGGTGTGGCCTTCGTCATCGCGGGCGTCATGGGGCGGCTCGTCGGCGATTTCTTCACCATCGTCCCCACCGCGCACTGGCGTAGCCTGGTCGTGGCCTACAGCCTCGGCGTCGTCGTCACCTTCGTCACCATCGCCATCTCCTCCTGGCGCATTAGCCGGCTCAACATCGTGCGCGCCATCCGCGACATTCCCGAGCCGCAGCGCCAGCGGGCCGGCAACCGCTGGCTCATCTTCGGCATCCTCGGTGTGGTACTCGGCGCGCTGCTCATGTGGGTCGGTGCCGACAGCGAAAAGCTCTTCCCCTACTCCATCGGCATCTCCGTCTTGCCGCTCAGCCTGGCGGCGGCGCTGCGCCGCTTCGGGCTGCCTGCGCGCCCGCTGTACACCGTCGCCTCGCTCTTCGTCCTGGCCTACTGGCTGCTGCCCGATTCGATCCACCAGAAAATCTTCCCGGTCCTCACCGGCGGCATGGAGATGTTCTTCGTCTCCGGCATCATGATGGTGGCCGCGGCCACCATGGCCATCATCTGGAACGCCGAGATCGGGACTACCCTGGTCGGCCTCTTTGGGCGGACCTTCAGCCGCTGGCTGCCCGCGGTCAAGACCGCTGTGGCCTACCCGTTGGCGAGCAAGGGCCGCACCGGCATGACCATCGCCATGTTCAGCCTCATCGTCTTCTCGCTGGTCATGATGGCCACCATCGATCACAACTTCACCAGGATCTTCTCCGGTGAGGAGGCCGCGGCCGGCTGGGACATCACGGCAACACGGGTCATGAACGACCCGATGCCGCCCTTCGACCAGGCGCTGGCCGAGAGCGGAGTGGACACGAGCCGGGTCACCGCGACCGGCCGCGTGCGCCAGGTGGCATCGTACGACTCCCAGATTCGCCTCGCCGGCACCGAGGAGTGGAAGCGATACACCATCAACGGCGCCGATGCCTCCTTCATCGAGCACAGCCACGCACCGCTCTCGATCCGCGCCACCGGGTACGACAGCGACGCCGCCGTCTGGGAGGCGCTGCGCCAGAATCCCGATCTCGCCGTGATCGACAGCGTTGCGCTCCCCGGGCCGACCGTGCAGATCGGCTCAGCCGCGAACTTCTTCCTCCAGGGCGTCCAGCCGGGCGACACGACCATGGAGCCGATCCAGGTCGAGATCGGTGATCCCGTAAGCGGTCAGACACGCACGGTGACGATCATCGGCGTGATCAACCCGACGGTGTCGGTGCTCTACGGGCTTTACGTCAACGACGAGGCGTTCGACCAGGTGTTCGCGCAGCCGACCCAGACCATGTACTACGTTCAGACGCAGGCCGGCACGGACAACGTCGCCTTCGCCAAGGAGATCAAGGCGAAGTTGATCGCCTACGGTGTTCAGGCGGAATCGCTTGAGAAGCTGATCGAGCAGGGAACGGGCGTGGCTCGCGGCTTCCTGATGCTCGTCGAGGGCTTCATGGCGCTCGGCCTCGTCGTCGGCATCGCGGCCCTCGGCGTGATCGCCTTCCGCTCGGTCGTTGAGCGACGCCAGCAGATCGGTATGCTCCGCGCGATCGGGTACAGCCGCGCCATGGTGGGTGCGAGCTTCCTGATCGAGTCGACGATGATTACCGTCCTGGGCGTCGGCTCGGGGACCATCCTGGGACTGATCCTCTCCCGGAACCTGATGACGAGCGACGAGTTCACCGGCTCCAGCGGGGCCGCGGCGAGTTTCCTCGTCCCCTGGGGTACGATCGCGCTCTTCGTCGGCATCGCGCTGGTGGCCGCGCTCGTGATGGCCTACATCCCGGCCCGCAAGGCGGCCAGCGTTCCGATCGCCGACGCGCTGCGCTACGAGTAG
- a CDS encoding rhomboid family intramembrane serine protease encodes MIPIGDDNRGRRTTPFVNYTLIVLNVLVFLYEVSLPMDQLEVFVYRFGIVPAEITQGVDIPPLAPFPIYLTILTSMFLHGGWAHLLGNMLFLWIFGDNVEDSMGHLRYLIFYLLGGIGAALAQIFLAGPDSTTPMIGASGAIAAVLGAYFVMYPGGLVRVLVVLGFFITVVMVPAVIMIGLWFLLQLLSGLATLGIETQQTGGVAFWAHVGGFVTGLVLVWVFRDPKAVERQRAARRGYRAFQRW; translated from the coding sequence ATGATCCCGATCGGTGATGACAACCGGGGACGCCGTACGACCCCGTTCGTGAACTACACGTTGATCGTCCTCAACGTGCTGGTCTTCCTCTACGAGGTTTCACTGCCGATGGACCAGCTCGAGGTGTTCGTCTACCGGTTCGGGATCGTGCCCGCCGAGATCACGCAAGGGGTGGATATACCGCCGCTCGCCCCGTTCCCGATTTACCTGACCATCCTCACGTCGATGTTTCTCCACGGCGGGTGGGCGCACCTGCTGGGCAACATGCTGTTCCTATGGATCTTCGGCGACAACGTCGAAGACTCGATGGGGCACCTGCGCTACCTGATCTTCTATCTCCTGGGCGGCATCGGCGCAGCGCTGGCCCAAATCTTCCTCGCCGGCCCGGACAGCACCACGCCGATGATCGGCGCGAGCGGCGCAATCGCCGCCGTGCTCGGGGCCTACTTCGTGATGTACCCCGGCGGGCTGGTGCGCGTGCTCGTGGTTCTCGGCTTCTTCATCACCGTCGTGATGGTCCCCGCGGTCATCATGATCGGGCTCTGGTTCCTGCTGCAACTGTTGAGCGGGCTGGCCACGCTGGGTATCGAGACGCAGCAGACCGGCGGGGTGGCGTTCTGGGCGCACGTCGGCGGCTTCGTGACCGGCCTGGTCCTCGTCTGGGTGTTCCGCGACCCGAAGGCAGTTGAACGCCAGCGCGCAGCCCGGCGCGGCTACCGCGCCTTCCAGCGCTGGTAG